One part of the Ciona intestinalis chromosome 5, KH, whole genome shotgun sequence genome encodes these proteins:
- the zf(fyve)-3 gene encoding zinc finger FYVE domain-containing protein 9, producing the protein MDDPFFTAAPDLDKLLDELEVTEAQTEQKRQKEAKLQKILRSPSPTEVVTTPSQVLQPQNYEPIPTLTNHDNAYSNEDNLLIDMSTPVLVPPNHNEYAMLNNNNDKEMLAKIFGSDSESSNLSSLYAGAPMNNESSIVNNVTMNYTSLLDTPNCLIEVETAVTKPEEKVGNLTQPKMNKMDVNTEENSFKSKALPTSNGESAKIEEKSDKTAYTDFMNTETMSEYHKKGARPKQQRKDIYAPKVLETVPSKTRTTGGVTHRLIDNMAQDTELKSKINNTPPAKVVKNQNTEISTSFTQERVLASPVSSDPSIPAPAPVKTSLSSPTSYSDPPPPFNPHTSSSKSTAPSLSFTPNAPSPSPSVSSIASHVSPPPTPSPPHRTPSFKKAPNVTPVEKYDDEETYYDHTHMQHHPEQKESIDDISVPPSMLHEASNSKPEVYVQPVVKIMRPGRVRPTWVPDDDSAVCSQCQLKFTFTRRRHHCRACGKVFCSSCCSEKAKLEYMEYAVARVCVHCFVTIQEADVAAAEALNKPTKPTLKSPDDPTTPSHNKSVRFSDGTKPTHPTTAIATPPMPRRAKSRSAAKNVHVEEMNPEPQFKSSLPPILQETEDERTYALMENPDMEGVTSYLWSLPPDPICFVISSNLCLLVKVVKYGSCMYYYVLSMGLDSVGQSEVAFIISAEEEDPIPLQIFMLYRFLFTNARKGKPVHCMDLLLTSEFLNPTDEFNGSKDYAGLLFVRHTCQDIDALQYDVDACRFYNGVMDFSSNTVQFSSTLFALLISKSEVPWAKLFPTRLLCGLGAQFKYYPCPLVNEKIRKPIYGNIGNTILGILCDFRNYKYQVISVQGMTVVVKNSNVTINLPCNRFSDIIKILNSSNDHVLALGADVMASTEYSSSILTCVQNPNDSSYQTEVLHDGPYEEDGSTAASFVVFNGSLKSSHTQLAKSTIVEDGIMVQLLPEKMELLRSALKAMEDFEIDCGHLVKEEEKEGEHVPRTSVCIQWISDDTKFNIGLSSPIDYRALEGVIGYNIQGKSEKKDKHFILRWNQVFFYQCTNDATDMGRLAEQMAQGCFQALVPHLSSLRKRGQLKIGIRINVHPDEVGYSAGSLGVPLPDKCLKGLDDHLIPLVNEATCHLQAFEDPVVFELIFYILEMQLKTSRK; encoded by the exons ATGGACGACCCTTTTTTCACTGCGGCCCCTGATTTGGACAAATTACTTGATGAATTAGAAGTCACGGAAGCGCAAACGGAGCAGAAACGACAAAAGGAAG CTAAACTGCAAAAGATTCTGAGAAGTCCGAGCCCCACTGAGGTGGTTACGACCCCAAGCCAAGTGCTACAACCACAGAATTATGAACCTATACCAACTCTCACTAATCACGATAACGCATACTCAAACGAAGACAACCTGTTAATCGACATGTCAACTCCAGTCTTAGTTCCACCAAACCATAATGAATATGCTATGTTGAACAACAACAATGACAAAGAAATGCTGGCTAAAATTTTTGGCAGCGATTCCGAGAGTTCAAATTTATCATCCTTATATGCGGGAGCCCCTATGAACAATGAATCTTCCATTGTAAATAATGTGACAATGAATTATACTTCGTTACTGGATACTCCTAACTGTTTAATTGAAGTTGAAACAGCTGTTACAAAACCTGAAGAAAAAGTTGGAAATTTAACACAGCcgaaaatgaataaaatggaTGTAAATACCgaagaaaatagttttaaaagcaAAGCCTTGCCCACCTCTAATGGGGAGAGTGCCAAGATAGAGGAGAAATCGGACAAAACGGCATATACTGATTTTATGAACACAGAAACCATGTCAGAATATCATAAAAAAGGTGCAAGGCCAAAGCAGCAACGTAAGGACATTTATGCTCCGAAAGTTCTTGAAACCGTTCCAAGTAAAACCAGAACAACTGGGGGAGTAACCCATAGACTTATTGATAACATGGCTCAAGATACTgaactaaaaagtaaaatcaataATACACCACCTGCTAAAGTTGTGAAAAACCAAAACACTGAAATATCAACTTCTTTCACCCAAGAAAGGGTACTTGCTTCTCCTGTTTCCTCTGATCCTTCAATTCCTGCTCCCGCACCTGTTAAAACATCCCTTTCATCTCCAACTTCTTATTCCGACCCCCCTCCTCCCTTCAACCCCCATACATCATCATCTAAATCCACTGCTCCATCACTCTCTTTTACTCCTAATGCTCCTTCCCCATCACCATCTGTTTCTTCTATTGCTTCTCATGTCTCACCTCCCCCCACTCCTTCTCCCCCTCATCGTACACCTTCATTCAAGAAAGCACCTAATGTGACCCCAGTTGAAAAATATGATGATGAAGAAACATATTACGACCATACACACATGCAACATCATCCAGAACAGAAag aaagcATTGACGACATTTCTGTTCCCCCTTCAATG CTTCATGAAGCCAGTAACAGCAAACCAGAGGTGTATGTTCAAcctgttgtaaaaataatgaGACCAGGGCGTGTGCGACCTACGTGGGTACCAGATGATGATAGTGCCGTGTGCTCACAATGCCAATTGAAGTTTACTTTTACAAGAAGAAG ACACCACTGTCGAGCTTGTGGTAAAGTTTTCTGCAGTTCATGTTGTAGTGAGAAAGCAAAGCTTGAATACATGGAGTATGCGGTTGCAAGAGTTTGtgttcattgttttgtcacaatcCAAGAAG CTGATGTTGCTGCAGCTGAAGCTTTGAATAAACCAACCAAACCAACGCTCAAGTCTCCAGATG ACCCAACCACCCCTTCACATAACAAAAGTGTTCGATTTTCTGATGGCACGAAACCCACCCACCCCACCACTGCTATTGCCACCCCTCCTATGCCACGTCGAGCTAAAAG TCGCTCTGCTGCAAAGAATGTTCATGTTGAAGAAATGAATCCTGAACCACAGTTTAAAAGCTCCCTCCCTCCAATTCTACAAG AAACAGAGGATGAGAGAACTTATGCATTGATGGAAAATCCAGATATGGAAGGAGTTACTTCATATTTATGGTCGTTACCTCCAGATCCAATATGTTTTGTGATATCTTCCAATTTATGTTTACTAGTGAAAGTTGTAAAAT ATGGTTCTTGTATGTACTACTATGTTCTTTCAATGGGTTTGGACTCGGTTGGGCAGTCAGAAGTCGCTTTTATCATCAGTGCAGAAGAAGAAGACCCAATTCCCCTCCAGATATTCATGTTGTACAGATTCCTATTCACAAATGCAAGGAAGGGCAAACCTGTACATTGCATGGACCTCCTTCTTACCTCAGAATT TTTAAACCCCACTGACGAATTCAACGGATCAAAAGATTACGCGGGATTATTATTCGTACGTCACACATGTCAAGATATTGATGCGCTTCAGTATGATGTGGATGCATGTCGATTTTATAATG GTGTCATGGATTTTTCCTCCAATACTGTACAGTTCTCTTCCACATTATTTGCGTTGCTTATTTCAAAGTCAGAAGTACCGTGGGCCAAATTGTTTCCAACCCGGTTACTTTGTGGACTTGGTGCACAGTTTAAAT ACTACCCATGCCCACTTGTGAATGAGAAAATAAGGAAACCCATATATGGAAACATAGGGAACACAATTCTTGGAATTTTGTGTGATTTCCGAAATTATAAATACCAAGTGATATCTGTGCAAGGAATGACAGTAGTCGTGAAAAATTCAAACGTGACAATTAACCTACCGTGCAACAG ATTTTCAGATATCATTAAAATTCTGAACAGTTCAAATGACCACGTGTTGGCCCTTGGTGCTGATGTGATGGCATCCACTGAATACAGCTCATCTATTTTAACTTGTGTTCAAAATCCCAATGATTCAAGTTATCAAACTGAAGTATTACACGATGGACCATATGAG GAGGATGGTAGTACAGCAGCATCATTTGTTGTGTTTAACGGTTCGTTAAAGTCATCCCACACCCAACTTGCTAAGTCAACCATAGTAGAAG ACGGTATCATGGTCCAATTACTGCCTGAAAAGATGGAATTATTACGATCCGCACTAAAAGCCATGGAAGATTTTGAAATTGATTGTGGACACTTGGTGAAAGAAGAG GAGAAAGAAGGTGAACATGTCCCTCGAACATCCGTGTGCATTCAGTGGATTTCTGATGATACCAAGTTTAATATTGG ttTAAGTAGTCCAATTGACTACAGAGCATTGGAAGGAGTGATTGGGTATAATATTCAGGGTAAAAGTGAAAAGAAAGACAAACACTTCATTTTAAGATGGAATcaa GTATTCTTCTATCAATGTACCAATGATGCCACAGACATGGGAAGATTAGCAGAGCAGATGGCTCAAGGTTGCTTTCAAGCTCTTGTTCCTCATCTATCATCATTGAGGAAAAGAGGACAACTTAAGATCGGGATCCGGATTAACGTTCATCCTGATGAG GTTGGTTATTCAGCTGGTAGTCTTGGTGTTCCACTGCCTGATAAGTGTTTAAAGGGATTAGACGACCATCTTATTCCGCTTGTTAATGAAGCTACCTGTCACTTGCAAGCCTTCGAAGACCCAGTGGTGtttgaacttattttttacattttggaGATGCAGTTAAAAACGTCTCGCAAATAA
- the LOC113474229 gene encoding uncharacterized protein LOC113474229, with product MASVLGRTNRLRDIVFFICFVLILCGLGYVTYTAVQNGNPARVFCSADPTLWMCDSVERQPTHVMNVSRVSKTVSYLYESLLSYWGRLVFQCVGVMLFSIAVILFMMYMPPFFNLAMTGFGIGNTFFSAVITCYLWNCYRKVYGINSDVTVATFRYTRMPDIGMFSSLFQTEPTLLLGFCIGCTILVMIFLVAVVLYIRQQKDIPEMSYNFINSRRLVLNIPGLLIEPLVTAVAILLVLMYFVYICACLFTAQSFGIFDEFDGYFANPDMGRYILFAFLVFICTWGVVFLYGCQQVVVGSLIARCNEGSRMGRFPTLWAVRQLLCYKLGTVAKGSLYSLLFTLPVMIIDSLLKIPAMKRNFFTPVKKLTAYSHSNTYVCVGLFNDPYMAGGRRAVYFDGAGNDGLARQWDIGAVAFAKIAAVIASVLVGIVFSWTSETKEELVEALYSIALVAVFAGVFASSYISSFQAVFYSSVLWASEDTIPFVDEDSKKAFGMVWLTKSLVKLDPRIVMSSARSLYRQITGHGNRVSPIMMMVDVESGEKRQEEDANAVFKCMEDVLNEVVTRAIQEASCSSSSVSVPMDQVEFVDEKPAMKKKEPKMETKDGQQQLQEALECFRKLFLPVDPSQLPERSHSAPPSGDGCIIVDETLGRSDSMPQLSQTVAIEIDVFDASATDCNAAVLTV from the coding sequence ATGGCATCTGTTCTTGGAAGAACGAATCGTCTCCGAGATATCGTTTTCTTCATCTGTTTTGTTCTGATTTTGTGTGGTTTGGGCTACGTAACCTACACCGCTGTTCAGAATGGAAACCCGGCTCGTGTCTTTTGCTCTGCTGACCCTACCCTGTGGATGTGCGACTCCGTGGAGCGCCAGCCTACTCATGTTATGAATGTGAGTAGAGTGTCTAAAACTGTCAGCTATCTTTACGAGTCTTTGCTTAGTTATTGGGGCCGCCTAGTCTTTCAGTGCGTTGGAGTAATGTTGTTTTCCATCGCAGTGATTCTGTTTATGATGTATATGCCCCCTTTCTTTAACCTTGCCATGACTGGTTTCGGTATTGGTAACACCTTTTTCTCGGCTGTGATCACCTGTTACCTTTGGAATTGCTACAGGAAAGTTTATGGGATaaacagtgacgtcacagtggctACTTTTCGTTACACAAGAATGCCTGACATTGGCATGTTTTCTTCCCTTTTCCAAACGGAACCGACCCTTTTACTTGGATTTTGCATTGGTTGTACCATTTTGGTGATGATTTTTTTGGTCGCTGTCGTTTTGTACATTAGACAGCAGAAAGACATCCCCGAAATGAGTTACAATTTTATCAACTCACGTCGACTAGTGCTTAATATCCCTGGATTGCTCATTGAGCCTTTGGTTACCGCTGTAGCCATCCTTCTGGTACTTATGTACTTCGTTTACATTTGCGCTTGTTTGTTTACTGCGCAGTCGTTTGGAATTTTTGATGAATTTGATGGATATTTTGCGAACCCAGATATGGGACGCTATATCCTCTTTGCTTTCTTGGTCTTTATTTGCACCTGGGGAGTGGTATTCCTTTATGGTTGCCAACAGGTTGTCGTCGGCTCTCTGATTGCGCGCTGCAATGAGGGTAGTAGAATGGGAAGATTCCCGACCCTCTGGGCTGTTAGGCAACTGTTGTGTTACAAACTTGGTACCGTTGCAAAAGGATCGCTGTATTCTTTGCTCTTTACTTTGCCGGTCATGATTATTGATTCTTTATTGAAAATACCGGCAATGAAACGCAACTTTTTTACACCGGTAAAAAAGTTGACCGCTTATTCTCACTCGAATACTTACGTATGTGTTGGCTTGTTCAACGATCCATACATGGCTGGCGGTAGACGCGCTGTCTACTTCGACGGTGCAGGGAACGACGGATTGGCCCGACAATGGGATATTGGAGCTGTGGCCTTTGCAAAGATTGCAGCAGTTATTGCATCCGTTCTAGTTGGCATAGTGTTTTCTTGGACTTCTGAGACAAAAGAAGAGCTGGTGGAAGCTCTATATTCGATTGCATTGGTTGCTGTTTTTGCTGGAGTGTTCGCCTCTAGCTATATCAGTAGTTTCCAAGCTGTGTTTTACTCTAGCGTACTTTGGGCAAGTGAAGACACGATTCCTTTTGTTGATGAGGACTCGAAGAAGGCTTTTGGAATGGTTTGGCTTACCAAGAGTTTGGTAAAACTTGACCCTCGTATCGTGATGAGCTCAGCTCGATCATTGTACAGACAGATCACCGGACATGGAAACCGCGTTTCTCCGATAATGATGATGGTGGATGTTGAATCTGGAGAGAAACGCCAAGAAGAAGATGCGAATGCTGTATTCAAATGCATGGAAGATGTCCTGAATGAAGTTGTGACAAGAGCTATACAGGAAGCAAGCTGCTCCTCAAGCTCAGTGTCTGTCCCTATGGATCAAGTAGAATTCGTAGATGAAAAACCCGCGATGAAGAAGAAGGAACCCAAAATGGAAACGAAGGATGGCCAGCAGCAGCTCCAGGAAGCTCTTGAATGCTTCAGGAAGCTCTTCTTGCCAGTTGACCCTTCTCAACTTCCGGAGAGATCCCACAGTGCTCCACCCAGCGGCGATGGATGCATAATCGTTGATGAGACATTGGGAAGAAGTGATTCAATGCCCCAACTTTCGCAAACTGTTGCTATTGAAATTGACGTATTTGACGCAAGTGCTACTGATTGTAATGCCGCCGTGCTCACTGTTTAA